The proteins below are encoded in one region of Danio rerio strain Tuebingen ecotype United States chromosome 12, GRCz12tu, whole genome shotgun sequence:
- the tob1b gene encoding protein Tob1b — translation MQLEIQVALNFIISYLYNKLPRRRVNIFGEELERQLKKKYEGHWYPDKPYKGSGFRCIHVGEKVDPVVEEAAKESGLDIEDVRNNLPQDLSVWIDPFEVSYQIGEKGAVKVLYIDDNSENGSELDKEIRNSFNPEAQVFMPISEPVGVSSESSSPSPPPFGQSASVSPSFMPQRSAQPLTFTTASFAATKFGSTKMKNSGRNGGKVARTSPTNLGLNVNSLLKQKAISSSMHSLYGFGLGSPQPQKPSALSPNAKEFVFPNLQGSSAAFASENALSPLPYGNAFDVFTAYGNVNDKSLIEGLNFSLGNMQYSNQQFQPVMAN, via the coding sequence ATGCAGCTTGAAATACAAGTAGCGCTGAACTTCATCATTTCCTATCTATACAACAAACTCCCACGGAGGCGAGTCAACATTTTCGGCGAGGAGCTGGAGAGGCAGTTAAAGAAGAAATACGAAGGACATTGGTACCCCGATAAGCCATATAAAGGATCCGGGTTTAGGTGTATCCACGTGGGCGAAAAAGTAGATCCGGTCGTTGAAGAAGCAGCCAAAGAAAGCGGACTGGACATCGAAGATGTCCGCAATAACTTGCCTCAGGACCTCAGCGTTTGGATCGACCCTTTCGAGGTGTCCTATCAGATTGGAGAAAAGGGAGCCGTTAAGGTGCTATACATTGACGATAATAGCGAAAACGGCTCCGAGTTGGATAAAGAAATCAGAAACAGTTTTAACCCCGAGGCTCAGGTGTTCATGCCAATCAGCGAGCCGGTGGGCGTGTCCTCCGAGTCTAGTTCTCCGTCGCCGCCGCCATTCGGTCAGTCGGCGTCGGTCAGTCCGTCCTTCATGCCGCAACGCTCCGCTCAGCCTTTAACCTTCACCACCGCCTCATTTGCCGCCACCAAATTCGGCTCCACTAAAATGAAGAACAGCGGCCGAAACGGCGGGAAAGTTGCACGCACATCGCCCACCAATTTGGGCCTGAATGTCAACAGCCTCCTCAAGCAGAAAGCCATTTCCAGCTCCATGCATTCGCTCTACGGTTTCGGTCTTGGGAGTCCGCAGCCACAGAAACCCTCCGCTTTGTCTCCCAACGCCAAGGAGTTTGTGTTCCCCAATCTGCAGGGCTCCAGCGCAGCATTCGCTAGCGAGAACGCGCTCAGCCCGTTGCCGTACGGCAATGCCTTCGACGTGTTCACGGCGTACGGGAACGTCAATGACAAGTCGCTCATAGAGGGCTTAAACTTCAGTCTGGGCAACATGCAGTATTCAAACCAGCAGTTCCAGCCGGTCATGGCTAACTGA